A genome region from Glycine max cultivar Williams 82 chromosome 5, Glycine_max_v4.0, whole genome shotgun sequence includes the following:
- the LOC100797643 gene encoding uncharacterized acetyltransferase At3g50280 codes for MEVVRVISTTTIREPNHNNSTQKIDLTPWDLRLLTIETIRRGLLFRNEKHTPNQIKHLQHSLSSTLAFFPPLAGRLVILEHHDNIVSSHIVCNNAGALFVHAVADNTTVADILQPKYVPLIVRSFFQLNGVRNYEGTSQPLLAVQVTELVDGIFVAVTINHIVADGKSFWHFVNSWAEISRGNPKISKLPTLQRCFLDGIDCPILFPFTKEEHLHSPNLKRQPLPNRIFHFTKEKVLELKSKANAEANTDKIISSLQALLTLLWRSVIRCQHVGPQEEVHFVLLIGVRARMIPPLEEDYFGNAILAGRVTMKAGELLEGGLGKGALEINKMISLHSHEKVKNHYESLARTPMLSTPGIGAANSLMISSSPRFDIYGNDFGWGKPVAVRSGDANIGNGKVTVFAGSKEDSIDIHVSLPYEILEAMGNDPEFVDAISY; via the coding sequence ATGGAAGTCGTCCGAGTAATCTCCACAACAACAATCAGGGAACCCAATCACAATAACTCGACTCAGAAAATCGATTTAACTCCGTGGGATCTCCGACTCCTCACAATTGAAACCATCCGAAGAGGGCTTCTTTTTCGCAACGAAAAGCACACACCAAACCAAATCAAACACCTCCAACACTCCCTTTCTTCCACTCTAGCCTTCTTTCCACCCCTCGCAGGTCGTCTCGTCATTCTCGAACATCACGACAACATTGTCTCGTCCCACATCGTATGCAACAACGCAGGAGCACTCTTTGTCCACGCCGTTGCAGACAACACCACCGTCGCCGACATTCTTCAACCCAAATACGTTCCTCTCATTGTTCGCTCCTTCTTTCAACTCAACGGCGTTAGAAACTACGAAGGCACGTCACAGCCCTTGTTGGCAGTGCAAGTCACGGAGCTAGTTGACGGCATCTTCGTCGCCGTCACAATCAACCACATCGTTGCCGACGGCAAGTCGTTTTGGCATTTCGTGAATTCCTGGGCTGAAATTTCACGTGGTAACCCTAAAATATCCAAACTCCCTACTCTGCAACGTTGCTTTCTGGATGGCATAGACTGCCCCATACTGTTTCCTTTCACAAAGGAGGAACACTTACACTCCCCAAACCTCAAACGACAACCTCTTCCTAATAGGATCTTCCATTTTACAAAGGAAAAAGTCTTGGAACTGAAATCAAAAGCGAACGCAGAAGCCAACACCGACAAAATAATATCTTCTCTGCAAGCACTATTAACTCTCCTTTGGCGTTCTGTGATTCGTTGCCAACATGTGGGGCCACAAGAAGAGGTTCATTTTGTTCTGCTGATTGGCGTTAGAGCCAGGATGATTCCACCACTTGAAGAGGATTATTTCGGAAACGCGATTCTGGCTGGTCGTGTTACCATGAAAGCAGGGGAACTATTAGAGGGTGGGCTCGGAAAGGGTGCTTTGGAGATAAACAAGATGATTTCTTTGCACTCtcatgagaaagtaaagaaccaCTATGAGTCTTTGGCGAGAACCCCAATGCTTTCAACGCCGGGTATTGGCGCTGCTAATTCCTTGATGATTAGCAGTTCACCGAGGTTTGACATTTACGGTAACGATTTCGGGTGGGGAAAGCCTGTGGCCGTTCGAAGTGGAGATGCAAATATTGGTAACGGAAAGGTTACTGTGTTTGCTGGTTCtaaagaagattcaattgatATTCACGTGAGCCTTCCTTATGAGATTTTGGAGGCAATGGGAAATGACCCTGAGTTCGTGGATGCCATTTCCTATTAG